The Methylomonas koyamae genome has a segment encoding these proteins:
- a CDS encoding PHP domain-containing protein, whose product MSDLIYDLHCHSTASDGALPPAELVNRAKQQGVGVLALTDHDTVAGLAEARRAAQECGIRLVSGIELSAGFDSHCLHIVGLNIDPANSRLLEGIARQQVTREERAQKIAQKLVKKGIPDAYPDLRAAAGNGEITRLHFADFLVKHGYVQTQQDAFDRYLSKGKPGYVPTAWTALAECVDWIRQAGGVAVLAHPLRYKLSTKWLNKVLTQFAAAGGQGIEVVTGRASIDDIRLSYGLALKHGLYASQGSDFHAPGNQYVELGRLAALPAGAEPVWNLF is encoded by the coding sequence ATGAGCGACTTAATCTACGATTTGCATTGCCATTCGACGGCGTCGGACGGCGCCTTGCCGCCGGCCGAACTGGTCAACCGCGCCAAACAGCAAGGCGTCGGCGTCCTGGCATTGACCGACCACGACACCGTGGCCGGTTTGGCCGAAGCCCGGCGGGCGGCGCAGGAGTGCGGCATCCGTTTGGTGTCGGGCATCGAATTGTCCGCCGGCTTCGACAGCCATTGTCTGCATATCGTCGGTCTGAACATCGATCCGGCTAACAGCCGCCTGCTGGAAGGCATCGCCCGGCAGCAGGTCACGCGCGAGGAGCGTGCGCAAAAAATCGCGCAAAAGTTGGTCAAGAAAGGCATTCCGGATGCCTACCCAGACTTGCGCGCCGCAGCCGGCAACGGCGAAATTACCCGGCTGCATTTTGCCGATTTTCTGGTCAAACATGGCTACGTCCAGACCCAGCAGGACGCGTTCGACCGTTACTTGAGCAAAGGTAAACCCGGCTACGTGCCGACCGCCTGGACGGCGTTGGCCGAATGCGTGGACTGGATCCGCCAAGCCGGCGGCGTTGCAGTGCTGGCGCACCCGTTGCGCTACAAGCTGAGTACGAAATGGTTGAACAAGGTATTGACCCAGTTCGCGGCGGCGGGCGGGCAGGGGATAGAAGTCGTCACCGGCCGCGCCAGCATCGACGATATTCGCTTGAGTTACGGCTTGGCGCTAAAACACGGCTTGTATGCTTCGCAGGGTTCGGATTTTCACGCGCCGGGCAACCAGTATGTGGAATTGGGTCGGCTGGCGGCGCTGCCGGCCGGCGCCGAACCGGTCTGGAATCTGTTCTGA
- a CDS encoding EAL domain-containing protein — protein sequence MTAQPKILIVDDDAMVRMLVGQVLRAHQYRTVEAENGREGLRLFCQEQPDLVLLDVMMPELDGFACLQQIRALPDATPIVMMTAIEDTGAVEQAFRLGATDFIGKPVQWPLLPHRIEYVLRAHRTTQNLIEQQNLLQRSEQRYRELVESLSSDYFLFSLDRQGAFSYLGPSVEQILGYPTEQLLGDCFALATDNPINRTARSHTQASLAGRKPPNYEMELRCRDGGNRLLSLNATPIFDERGQVIAVNGLAHDISEVRRTQQALSDSEERLRLSMQAAKLGFFDIDPRTGKTIVNREYSAMLGYEAAEFSADIDAWAERLHPDDRQAALERYRAYIAGEIGEYRLEYRLRCADGGWKWILSIGSIVERDADGRPLRMLGTHTDITESKTAAERLKLLAKVFENSGEAIFLCAPDLSIVSSNQAYTNITGFRAEEVLGKKPAMLDSEHNDSGHFRRIRQALKENGYWQGEIWDTRKNGEPYPAWLGISMIGGPHGAVSHYIGIFSDITERKAAEAQIEYLARHDPLTNLPNRTLLRDRFDQAMAHALRNSSLVGLLFLDLDHFKNINDTMGHDVGDRLLQGIAERLCQCVREVDTVCRQGGDEFIIILTDIPDIDTIAQIALKILDQLNQPFLIEGVTVCTSFSIGISLYPNDGLNFHGLLNKADTAMYAAKNEGRNTFRFFSHDMNLASIERMNIENGLRAALKQNEFRLHYQPQYSIRDNRIIGAEALLRWQPKNGAMIPPAKFIPIAEDNGLIVPIGDWVLREACRQNRVWHDAGYKLLVTVNISALQFKRGNLLESVRSALSESGLAAEYLELELTESVLMFDTATVIQQIAALKALGVSFAIDDFGTGYSSLSYLKRFAVNKLKIDQSFIQDLSSGKAEDAAIVQAIVQLGDTLGLLTLAEGVETQEQAERLHQLGCHKAQGFYWNQPLPPDEFGALFDAD from the coding sequence ATGACGGCCCAACCGAAGATTCTGATCGTCGACGACGACGCTATGGTCCGAATGCTGGTAGGCCAGGTATTGCGCGCCCACCAGTACCGGACCGTGGAAGCCGAAAACGGCCGCGAGGGTTTGCGTTTGTTTTGCCAGGAACAACCCGATCTGGTGTTGCTGGATGTCATGATGCCGGAACTGGACGGTTTCGCCTGCCTGCAGCAGATACGCGCCTTGCCCGACGCCACGCCCATCGTCATGATGACGGCAATCGAAGATACCGGCGCGGTGGAACAGGCCTTTCGCCTCGGCGCTACCGATTTCATCGGCAAACCGGTGCAATGGCCGCTGCTGCCGCACCGGATCGAATACGTATTGCGTGCCCACCGCACCACGCAAAATCTGATCGAACAGCAAAATCTGCTGCAGCGCAGCGAACAGCGCTACCGCGAATTGGTCGAGAGTTTGAGTTCGGATTATTTTCTGTTCTCGTTGGACCGGCAAGGCGCGTTCAGTTATCTCGGGCCGTCGGTGGAACAGATTCTCGGCTATCCGACCGAGCAGTTGCTGGGCGATTGTTTTGCGCTGGCTACCGATAACCCGATCAACCGGACCGCGCGCAGCCATACCCAGGCCAGTTTAGCCGGCCGCAAACCGCCCAATTACGAAATGGAATTACGCTGCCGGGACGGCGGCAACCGCCTGTTAAGCCTGAATGCGACGCCGATTTTCGACGAGCGGGGCCAGGTCATCGCCGTCAACGGCCTGGCCCACGATATCAGCGAAGTGCGCCGCACCCAACAAGCGCTGAGCGACAGCGAGGAGCGCCTGCGCTTGTCGATGCAGGCGGCCAAACTCGGCTTTTTCGACATCGACCCGCGGACCGGCAAAACCATCGTCAACCGCGAATACTCGGCGATGCTCGGCTACGAAGCCGCCGAATTTTCGGCCGACATCGACGCCTGGGCCGAACGGCTGCACCCCGACGACCGCCAAGCGGCGCTGGAACGCTACCGGGCCTACATCGCCGGCGAAATCGGCGAATACCGGCTCGAATACCGCTTGCGCTGCGCCGACGGCGGCTGGAAGTGGATATTGTCGATCGGCAGCATCGTCGAACGCGATGCCGACGGCCGTCCGCTGCGCATGCTCGGTACCCATACCGACATCACAGAGAGCAAAACCGCCGCCGAGCGTTTGAAATTGCTGGCAAAGGTGTTCGAAAACAGCGGCGAAGCGATCTTTCTCTGCGCGCCGGACCTGAGCATCGTCTCCAGCAACCAGGCCTACACCAATATCACCGGCTTCCGCGCCGAAGAAGTCCTCGGCAAAAAACCGGCAATGCTGGATTCCGAGCACAACGACAGCGGCCACTTCCGCCGCATCCGCCAAGCCTTGAAGGAAAACGGTTACTGGCAGGGCGAAATCTGGGACACCCGTAAAAACGGCGAACCCTATCCGGCCTGGCTGGGAATTTCGATGATCGGCGGTCCGCACGGTGCGGTCAGCCATTACATCGGCATTTTTTCGGACATCACCGAGCGCAAGGCGGCCGAAGCCCAGATCGAATATCTGGCCCGCCACGACCCGCTGACCAACCTGCCGAACCGGACCTTGCTGCGCGACCGTTTCGACCAGGCCATGGCCCATGCCTTGCGCAACAGCAGCCTGGTCGGCTTGTTGTTTCTGGATCTGGACCATTTTAAAAACATCAACGATACGATGGGCCACGACGTCGGCGACCGCCTGCTGCAGGGCATCGCCGAACGGCTGTGCCAATGCGTCCGCGAAGTCGATACGGTTTGCCGACAAGGCGGCGACGAATTCATCATCATTCTGACCGACATCCCCGACATCGACACCATCGCCCAAATCGCGCTGAAAATTCTCGACCAACTGAACCAGCCGTTCCTGATCGAAGGCGTCACCGTATGCACCTCGTTCAGTATCGGCATCAGCCTCTACCCCAACGACGGCTTGAATTTCCACGGTTTGTTGAACAAAGCCGATACCGCGATGTATGCGGCCAAAAACGAAGGCCGCAATACCTTCCGCTTCTTCTCTCATGACATGAACCTGGCCTCGATCGAACGCATGAACATCGAGAACGGCCTGCGCGCGGCGTTGAAGCAAAACGAATTCCGCCTGCACTACCAACCGCAGTATTCGATTCGCGACAACCGGATCATCGGCGCCGAAGCCTTATTGCGCTGGCAACCGAAAAACGGGGCGATGATTCCGCCGGCCAAATTCATCCCGATTGCCGAGGATAACGGCCTGATCGTGCCGATCGGCGACTGGGTATTGCGCGAGGCCTGCCGGCAAAACCGGGTTTGGCACGACGCCGGCTACAAATTGTTGGTGACGGTCAATATTTCGGCGTTGCAGTTCAAACGCGGCAATCTGCTGGAATCGGTGAGATCGGCCTTGTCCGAATCCGGGCTGGCAGCGGAATACCTGGAATTGGAACTGACCGAATCGGTGTTGATGTTCGACACGGCCACCGTGATCCAGCAAATCGCCGCGCTGAAAGCGCTGGGCGTCAGCTTTGCGATCGACGATTTCGGCACCGGCTACTCCTCGCTCAGCTATCTGAAGCGTTTCGCCGTCAACAAACTGAAGATAGACCAATCCTTCATCCAGGATTTGAGTTCGGGCAAGGCCGAAGACGCCGCCATCGTCCAAGCCATCGTGCAATTGGGCGACACCTTGGGCCTGCTGACGCTGGCCGAAGGTGTAGAAACCCAGGAACAGGCCGAACGCCTGCACCAGCTCGGCTGCCACAAAGCCCAAGGCTTTTATTGGAACCAACCGTTGCCGCCGGACGAATTCGGCGCTTTGTTCGACGCGGACTGA
- the fabA gene encoding 3-hydroxyacyl-[acyl-carrier-protein] dehydratase FabA, which yields MEKQHSFTREELLMSGRGELYGPENAQLPLPNMLMMDRIVHISDEGGKYGKGEIIAELDIHPELWFFACHFQGDPVMPGCLGLDAMWQLIGFYLCWLGGPGKGRALGCGEVKFTGQVLPTAKKVTYKIDLKRVIMRKLVMGIADAVMEVDGKQIYEATDLRVGLFTSTQDF from the coding sequence ATGGAGAAGCAGCACAGTTTCACGCGCGAAGAGTTGTTAATGTCCGGCCGGGGCGAACTTTACGGCCCGGAAAACGCGCAGCTACCGCTTCCCAACATGCTAATGATGGACCGTATCGTCCACATTTCCGACGAAGGCGGTAAATACGGCAAAGGCGAAATCATCGCCGAACTGGATATCCACCCCGAGCTGTGGTTTTTTGCCTGCCATTTCCAAGGCGACCCGGTAATGCCGGGCTGTCTGGGTCTGGATGCGATGTGGCAGCTAATCGGTTTCTACTTGTGTTGGCTCGGCGGCCCCGGTAAAGGCCGTGCCCTCGGCTGCGGCGAGGTCAAATTTACCGGCCAAGTATTGCCGACCGCCAAAAAAGTCACTTACAAAATCGACTTGAAACGCGTCATTATGCGCAAGCTGGTGATGGGCATCGCCGATGCGGTCATGGAAGTCGACGGCAAACAAATCTACGAAGCCACCGATTTGCGGGTCGGCTTATTTACTTCCACTCAGGATTTCTAA
- a CDS encoding transglycosylase SLT domain-containing protein, translating to MSFILHLVLAAAIGSLLPAAATSGEADQADSRQRFVQAEQAIAADREADYRQLAATLKTYPLYPYLQYQWLKGRLSADSEIRQFLADHAASRYAGLLKPKWLVYLGEQQRWQDFLRYYQGSDDGVLQCYAGLAYLETGQSSEAFSLARTLWLSGKSQPNTCDGLFAAYQASPYFTPDLIWQRFHAALKRGNAALAEYLTRYLTGSELELAGLWLKLHRQPESVQTETEWRQRPAQAADLFGHAVERWLERDAVAAAQFWDQEKPLQTLAPARAADIEKQLAMALALKHDAQAYQRLSRLAADDESSREWRVRAALNIQNWPGVMAAIDRLNGEEKTRDKWRYWQARALAATGQGAAAASEFAELAKNRSFYGFLAAAKSGQAIALAHRPLLVTETELQALSDRADFQAASELLALKRPAEARRQWQFAVARLEQGLLPAAAKLAQRWRAPALAIATVAKANHWDDLELRFPLEYSREIGQNAAERQLDPAIIYGLVRQESAFDSQADSPAGAKGLMQVMPQTGRQIAADLRDRWGDDDSLFQPDLNLKYGAFYFKKLLGQFNGHYALAAAAYNAGASKIKRWLPSGRSQPADIWIENIPYKETRGYVASVLMYSLIYQQRLQRNSLKLDDLLRDVMPG from the coding sequence ATGTCTTTTATCCTACATTTGGTGCTGGCCGCTGCGATCGGCAGCCTGCTGCCGGCGGCGGCAACCTCCGGCGAGGCGGATCAGGCCGATTCACGCCAACGTTTCGTTCAGGCAGAACAAGCCATCGCCGCCGACCGCGAAGCCGATTACCGCCAGCTTGCCGCCACGCTGAAAACTTACCCGCTGTATCCGTATTTGCAATACCAGTGGCTGAAAGGCCGCTTGTCCGCCGACAGCGAGATACGCCAATTCCTGGCCGATCACGCAGCCAGCCGCTACGCCGGGCTGCTCAAACCGAAATGGCTGGTTTATTTGGGGGAACAACAACGGTGGCAGGATTTTCTGCGATATTACCAAGGCAGTGACGACGGCGTATTGCAATGTTATGCCGGCCTGGCCTACTTGGAAACCGGCCAAAGCTCGGAAGCGTTCAGTCTGGCCCGCACGCTTTGGCTAAGCGGCAAGTCGCAGCCGAACACTTGCGACGGCCTGTTCGCCGCCTACCAAGCTTCGCCCTACTTCACCCCCGATCTGATCTGGCAACGTTTCCACGCCGCGTTGAAACGCGGCAACGCCGCACTGGCCGAATACCTGACCCGCTATCTAACCGGCAGCGAACTGGAGTTGGCCGGACTCTGGCTGAAACTGCACCGGCAGCCGGAAAGCGTGCAGACCGAAACCGAGTGGCGCCAGCGTCCGGCACAGGCCGCGGACTTGTTCGGCCATGCCGTCGAACGCTGGCTGGAACGCGACGCCGTAGCGGCGGCGCAATTTTGGGACCAGGAAAAGCCCTTGCAAACGCTGGCACCGGCACGCGCCGCCGATATCGAAAAGCAATTGGCCATGGCGCTGGCGTTGAAACACGACGCCCAAGCCTACCAACGCCTATCGCGTTTGGCAGCCGACGACGAATCGAGCCGGGAATGGCGAGTGCGGGCGGCGTTGAACATTCAGAACTGGCCGGGGGTAATGGCCGCCATCGACCGATTGAACGGCGAAGAAAAAACCCGCGACAAGTGGCGTTACTGGCAGGCGCGGGCATTGGCGGCAACCGGCCAAGGCGCAGCCGCCGCCAGCGAATTTGCCGAATTGGCAAAAAACCGCAGTTTTTACGGATTTTTGGCCGCCGCCAAGTCCGGCCAGGCAATAGCGTTGGCACACCGGCCGTTACTGGTCACCGAAACGGAACTGCAAGCCTTGAGCGATAGAGCCGATTTCCAGGCCGCAAGCGAACTGCTGGCATTGAAGCGGCCGGCGGAAGCCAGACGCCAATGGCAATTTGCCGTCGCCAGACTGGAGCAAGGTTTATTGCCGGCAGCGGCCAAACTGGCGCAACGCTGGCGCGCGCCGGCGCTAGCGATCGCTACCGTCGCCAAAGCCAACCACTGGGACGACCTCGAATTGCGCTTCCCTTTGGAATATAGCCGGGAAATCGGCCAAAACGCCGCGGAACGGCAACTGGACCCGGCCATCATCTACGGCTTGGTCCGCCAGGAAAGTGCCTTCGACAGCCAGGCCGACTCGCCCGCCGGCGCGAAAGGTTTGATGCAGGTCATGCCGCAAACCGGCCGGCAAATCGCCGCCGATCTGCGCGACCGTTGGGGCGACGACGACAGCCTGTTTCAACCCGATCTGAACCTGAAATACGGCGCGTTTTATTTCAAGAAGCTGTTGGGCCAGTTTAATGGCCACTATGCCCTGGCGGCGGCGGCCTATAATGCCGGCGCCAGCAAGATCAAACGCTGGCTGCCCAGCGGCCGCAGCCAACCGGCCGATATCTGGATCGAAAACATCCCGTACAAGGAGACCCGCGGCTACGTCGCGTCGGTTTTAATGTATAGCCTGATCTACCAGCAACGCCTGCAACGGAACTCGCTGAAACTTGACGATCTGCTGCGCGACGTAATGCCGGGATAA
- the fabB gene encoding beta-ketoacyl-ACP synthase I has product MRRAVVTGLGIVSSIGNNRDEVVASLRSGRSGIVHAPVYQELGFRSHVHGPVNIDLDEAIDRKIKRFMGDGAAYNYLAMEQAIADSGLDENDISNIRTGLVMGSGGPSTSNLVDSADILRSKGVKKVGPYMVTRAMSSTNTACLATPFKIKGVNYSISSACATSAHCIGHAQELIQLGKQDVVFAGGGEELHWTMSVMFDAMGALSSKYNDTPDTASRPYDETRDGFVISGGGGVLVIEELEHAKARGAKIYAELVGYGATSDGYDMVQPSGEGAVRCMQMALATVHDPIDYINAHGTSTPVGDTRELEAMRAVFGSDAVPRVSSTKSLTGHALGAAGVNEAIYSLLMMEENFLSASANISQLDPGAAGIPIIREYQDNVTLNTVMSNSFGFGGTNATLIFQRYNG; this is encoded by the coding sequence ATGAGACGCGCGGTTGTAACAGGTTTGGGGATCGTTTCCAGTATCGGCAATAACCGGGACGAAGTCGTCGCTTCGTTGCGGAGCGGCCGTTCCGGCATCGTCCACGCTCCGGTCTACCAGGAATTGGGCTTCAGAAGCCATGTCCACGGTCCGGTCAACATCGATCTGGACGAGGCGATAGACCGTAAGATCAAACGCTTCATGGGCGACGGCGCCGCCTACAATTATTTGGCAATGGAACAAGCCATCGCCGATTCCGGCCTGGACGAAAACGACATTTCCAATATCCGCACCGGCTTGGTAATGGGTTCCGGTGGACCGTCTACCTCGAATCTGGTCGATTCCGCCGACATCCTGCGCTCCAAAGGCGTCAAAAAAGTCGGGCCGTACATGGTGACCCGCGCCATGTCCAGCACCAACACCGCCTGCCTGGCCACGCCGTTCAAGATCAAAGGCGTCAATTATTCGATCAGTTCGGCGTGCGCAACCAGCGCTCACTGCATCGGCCACGCGCAGGAACTGATTCAGCTCGGCAAACAAGATGTCGTGTTTGCCGGCGGCGGCGAGGAGCTGCATTGGACCATGTCGGTGATGTTCGATGCGATGGGGGCATTGTCGTCCAAATATAACGATACCCCTGACACCGCGTCTCGCCCCTACGACGAAACCCGCGACGGCTTCGTGATTTCCGGCGGCGGCGGCGTTTTGGTGATCGAAGAACTCGAGCACGCCAAGGCCCGCGGCGCCAAAATTTACGCCGAATTGGTCGGCTACGGCGCCACTTCCGACGGCTACGACATGGTGCAACCCTCCGGCGAAGGCGCCGTGCGCTGCATGCAAATGGCGCTGGCGACCGTGCACGATCCGATCGACTACATCAACGCCCACGGCACCAGCACGCCGGTCGGCGACACCCGCGAGTTGGAAGCGATGCGCGCGGTATTCGGCAGCGATGCCGTGCCCAGAGTCAGCTCGACCAAATCCCTGACCGGACACGCACTCGGTGCGGCCGGCGTCAACGAAGCGATTTATTCGCTGCTGATGATGGAAGAAAATTTCTTGAGCGCGTCGGCCAACATCAGCCAGCTCGATCCCGGCGCGGCCGGCATCCCTATCATCCGCGAATATCAGGACAACGTGACGTTGAATACAGTGATGTCGAACAGCTTCGGCTTCGGCGGCACCAACGCCACGCTGATCTTCCAACGCTACAACGGTTAA
- a CDS encoding ABC transporter ATP-binding protein: MAKSNRIRFPTLKIIEPASHFEYSWRYIYGIALQHKQQLLAGHLMAILATLASVPVPLLMPLLVDEVLLHHPGMVLTTLDPWLPAEWRTPMVYIGAILLASLLLRLFALVLNISQTRQFCNIAKDVVFRIRASLVEHLQHISMSEYESLGSGTVSSHMVTDLDTLDNFIGTTISKLLVAVLTVFGTALILLWMHWQLGLFIIFLNPLVIYLAKAVGSRVKELKANENKAYAAFQQALSETLEAIHQIRASNREEHYCRQLVNSALAVKNHSTVYAWKSDATVRLSFLTFLFGFDIFRATAMLMVLYSNLSIGEMLAVFGYLWFMMAPVQEILSIQQSFYAAKAALTRVNQLARLEREPYYPHLANPFLGKKTVSVSVEDLHFSYKDEPVLNGINLSIPAGEKIALVGASGGGKSTLAQTLIGLYPPGTGMIYFDGVPLDRIGLDVVREHVATVLQHPALLNDTIRANLTLGRDIADAALWQALEIAQLKNVVADLADGLDTVVGRQGMRLSGGQRQRMAIARMIVSQPAVVILDEATSALDTETEYKLHQALNGFLAGRTTIIIAHRLSAVKQADHVYVFEQGRICEQGKHEALIQQNGLYAKLYGDYQ; the protein is encoded by the coding sequence ATGGCTAAATCTAACCGAATCCGTTTCCCGACTTTGAAAATCATCGAACCTGCAAGCCACTTCGAATACTCCTGGCGTTATATCTACGGTATCGCCCTCCAACACAAGCAGCAATTGCTGGCCGGACACCTGATGGCGATTTTGGCCACCTTGGCCAGCGTGCCGGTCCCCTTGTTGATGCCGTTGCTGGTCGATGAAGTGCTGTTGCACCATCCCGGCATGGTTTTGACGACGCTCGATCCCTGGTTGCCGGCGGAATGGCGCACACCGATGGTGTATATCGGTGCGATTTTGCTGGCCAGTTTGTTGCTGCGGCTGTTCGCGTTGGTATTGAACATCAGCCAGACCCGCCAGTTTTGCAACATCGCCAAGGACGTGGTGTTCCGGATCAGGGCCAGCCTGGTCGAGCATTTGCAACATATCTCGATGTCGGAATACGAAAGCCTGGGCAGCGGTACGGTCAGTTCGCATATGGTGACCGATCTGGATACCCTGGATAACTTCATCGGTACCACGATCAGCAAATTGCTGGTCGCGGTATTGACGGTATTCGGCACTGCATTGATCTTGCTGTGGATGCACTGGCAACTGGGTTTGTTCATCATTTTCCTGAACCCGTTGGTGATTTATCTGGCCAAGGCGGTCGGCTCGCGGGTCAAGGAGTTGAAGGCCAACGAGAATAAGGCCTATGCCGCCTTCCAGCAGGCGTTGAGCGAGACGCTGGAAGCGATACACCAGATTCGCGCCAGCAACCGCGAGGAGCATTACTGCCGGCAATTGGTCAACAGCGCGCTGGCCGTGAAAAACCATTCCACGGTCTATGCCTGGAAAAGCGATGCGACGGTGCGGCTCAGTTTCCTGACCTTCTTGTTCGGCTTCGATATCTTTCGGGCGACTGCGATGCTGATGGTGCTGTATTCCAATCTCAGCATCGGCGAAATGCTGGCGGTGTTCGGCTATTTGTGGTTCATGATGGCGCCGGTCCAAGAGATCCTGAGTATCCAGCAGTCGTTCTATGCCGCGAAAGCAGCGTTGACGCGGGTCAATCAATTGGCCCGGCTGGAACGCGAACCTTATTACCCGCATCTGGCCAATCCGTTTTTGGGTAAGAAAACCGTTTCGGTCAGCGTCGAGGATTTGCACTTCAGTTATAAGGACGAGCCGGTGCTTAACGGTATCAACCTGTCGATTCCGGCCGGCGAAAAAATTGCGCTGGTCGGCGCCAGCGGCGGCGGCAAATCGACCTTGGCGCAAACGCTGATCGGACTTTATCCGCCCGGCACCGGCATGATTTATTTCGACGGCGTGCCGTTGGACCGGATCGGATTGGACGTGGTGCGCGAGCACGTGGCAACGGTGCTGCAGCATCCGGCGCTGCTGAACGATACCATCCGCGCCAATTTGACCTTGGGCCGCGACATTGCCGATGCTGCCTTGTGGCAGGCGCTGGAAATCGCCCAGTTGAAAAACGTCGTGGCGGACTTGGCGGACGGCTTGGATACCGTGGTCGGCCGCCAGGGCATGCGCCTGTCCGGCGGCCAACGCCAGCGCATGGCAATTGCGCGGATGATCGTCAGCCAGCCGGCGGTCGTGATTCTGGACGAAGCCACCTCGGCGCTGGACACCGAAACCGAATATAAACTGCATCAAGCCCTAAACGGCTTCCTGGCGGGGCGCACCACGATCATCATCGCCCACCGTTTGAGCGCGGTGAAACAGGCCGACCATGTCTACGTGTTCGAACAGGGCCGAATCTGCGAGCAAGGCAAACACGAAGCGCTGATTCAGCAAAACGGTTTGTACGCCAAACTCTACGGCGATTACCAATGA